A stretch of the Nitrospira sp. genome encodes the following:
- a CDS encoding DNA polymerase III subunit alpha: protein MGSPFVHLHTHSSYSAMSGVPTLEALCQAVRNHGQDTLALTDTNGLYGAMRFLDVARQAGLQPILGAELVHQQHRAVLLAKTPAGYANLCRILSARHSDPSFDCISTVARHRDGLILLSDDRTALTAWQQDSAEDLFVELTPGPLMHEAVTVSRHLSLPAVATARASFLHPSEYQAHRLLRAIAQNTTLSRLRAEDCCAPSHWLMPEAVLARQFPHLPEALTNTRRIAKQCHTDWDFKETIFPAFRQLSTRAAYETLRAKTYDGAKWRYGELTEVVRLRIDTELMVIRDKGYAHYFLIVDEIVRQAPRTCGRGSAAAAIVSYCLGITHVDPIRHNLLFERFLNPGRHDPPDIDIDFPWDERPQILNWVFSHYGHQQAAMVANQNTLAPRAAMREIAKVYGMPAGEIGTGLTLLHRRADFVAVTPGLTAQTWAEQVCRSLNLRAPWPEILSWSVQLQGHFRNLGLHPGGVVLVPDEIRRYVPVEISASGLPVIQWEKDQAEDAGLVKIDLLGNRSLAVIRDALAAITQNTGRAIDYATWDPICDPATNELIRQGDTMGCFYVESPATRLLLKKLWAGMPLARRAEADVFEYLVVVSSIIRPAANVFADEFVRRAHGHRYPSLHPLLDEVLADTHGIMVYQEDVMKVAVALGGFSVADGDQLRKVLSKKHKERQLRDYQRQFYDGAAARGITPSIIDQIWAMIMSFAGYSFCKPHSASYAQVSFKSAYLRAHYPAEFIAAVVSNQGGYYSTFAYLSEGWRMGLTILPPDINASDWAYTGSGRTVRVGFMQIRSLEEDFAKRIIAERQAHGSYRSLGDWLERVKPEVAQATLLIKAGCLDSIAGELTRPALLWRLFAAQAAKPPGCLPIPPEYTVDRRLSHELALFGFPLSCHPLDLFQEVVARIPSIAAKDLPHHVGHQVTVIGWLVTEKIVATKQGEPMEFLTLEDHTALYDATVFPATYRRYCHLLATNHAYVVTGRVETQFSTVTLTVHDLRLLASREVTTEWDGIEEIAR, encoded by the coding sequence GTGGGATCCCCCTTTGTTCACCTCCACACCCATTCCTCCTATTCGGCCATGTCGGGCGTGCCCACGCTGGAAGCGCTCTGCCAGGCGGTCCGGAATCACGGCCAGGACACTCTGGCCCTCACGGATACGAACGGGCTCTATGGCGCCATGCGCTTTCTCGACGTCGCACGGCAGGCCGGACTGCAGCCGATTTTGGGGGCGGAACTGGTCCATCAGCAGCACCGCGCGGTCCTGCTGGCCAAGACCCCGGCCGGCTATGCGAACCTCTGCCGGATTCTGTCGGCTCGGCACAGTGACCCATCCTTCGATTGCATCAGCACGGTAGCACGCCATCGCGACGGCCTTATCCTGCTGTCCGATGACCGGACCGCCCTCACGGCCTGGCAGCAGGACTCGGCGGAGGACCTCTTCGTTGAACTGACCCCAGGGCCCCTGATGCACGAGGCGGTGACCGTCAGCCGGCACTTGAGTCTGCCAGCCGTTGCGACGGCGCGAGCGTCTTTCCTTCATCCTTCCGAGTACCAAGCCCACCGGCTGCTGCGGGCCATCGCCCAGAATACGACCCTCTCGCGGCTCCGGGCGGAGGACTGTTGCGCGCCATCACACTGGCTCATGCCCGAAGCGGTGCTGGCCCGCCAGTTTCCCCACCTCCCCGAGGCGCTCACCAACACCCGCCGGATCGCCAAGCAGTGCCACACGGACTGGGACTTCAAGGAGACGATCTTTCCCGCGTTCCGTCAACTGTCGACCCGCGCGGCCTACGAGACGTTACGAGCCAAAACCTATGACGGCGCGAAGTGGCGCTATGGGGAACTGACTGAAGTGGTGAGGCTCCGAATCGACACGGAGCTGATGGTGATCCGGGACAAGGGCTACGCCCACTACTTTCTGATCGTCGATGAAATCGTCCGACAAGCCCCACGGACCTGTGGCCGAGGTTCCGCCGCCGCCGCCATCGTCTCGTACTGTCTCGGGATCACCCACGTCGACCCCATTCGACACAATCTGCTCTTCGAACGCTTTCTCAATCCGGGCCGGCACGACCCGCCCGACATTGACATCGACTTTCCTTGGGATGAACGTCCCCAGATCTTGAATTGGGTCTTCAGTCATTACGGGCATCAACAGGCCGCCATGGTCGCCAACCAAAACACCCTGGCCCCACGCGCCGCCATGCGCGAGATTGCCAAGGTCTATGGGATGCCGGCGGGCGAGATCGGCACGGGGCTTACACTCCTGCATCGACGGGCTGATTTCGTGGCGGTGACACCAGGGCTCACCGCGCAGACCTGGGCGGAGCAGGTCTGCCGGTCGTTGAACCTGAGAGCCCCCTGGCCGGAGATCCTGTCCTGGTCCGTGCAACTCCAGGGGCATTTCAGAAATTTGGGCCTCCACCCCGGCGGCGTGGTCCTGGTGCCGGATGAGATTCGTCGCTATGTGCCGGTAGAGATCTCAGCTTCAGGCTTACCCGTCATTCAATGGGAGAAGGATCAGGCGGAAGACGCGGGACTGGTCAAGATCGATCTGCTCGGCAACCGGTCGCTGGCCGTGATCCGCGATGCCCTCGCCGCCATCACACAGAACACTGGCCGGGCCATCGACTATGCGACCTGGGATCCCATCTGCGATCCCGCCACGAACGAGCTGATTCGACAAGGCGACACGATGGGCTGTTTCTATGTCGAATCTCCCGCCACCAGGCTCCTGCTCAAGAAGCTCTGGGCCGGAATGCCGCTGGCCAGGCGGGCCGAGGCCGACGTGTTCGAGTATCTAGTGGTGGTCTCGTCGATTATCCGGCCCGCCGCCAATGTCTTTGCGGATGAATTCGTCCGGCGCGCGCATGGACACCGCTATCCCTCCCTCCATCCCCTGCTGGACGAGGTCCTCGCGGATACGCACGGGATCATGGTGTATCAGGAGGATGTTATGAAGGTGGCCGTGGCCTTGGGCGGCTTCTCGGTGGCCGACGGCGACCAACTCCGGAAAGTCCTGAGCAAGAAGCACAAAGAGCGGCAGCTACGGGATTACCAGCGGCAGTTCTACGACGGCGCCGCAGCCCGTGGGATCACGCCGTCGATCATCGATCAGATCTGGGCGATGATCATGAGCTTTGCCGGTTACAGTTTCTGTAAGCCCCACTCAGCCAGCTACGCCCAGGTGAGTTTCAAGTCGGCCTACCTCAGAGCGCATTATCCCGCCGAGTTCATCGCCGCCGTGGTCAGTAACCAGGGAGGCTACTACTCCACGTTTGCCTATCTGTCTGAAGGCTGGCGGATGGGCCTGACCATCCTGCCTCCCGACATCAACGCGAGTGACTGGGCCTATACGGGCTCGGGCCGTACCGTTCGGGTCGGATTCATGCAGATCAGGTCGCTAGAGGAAGACTTCGCCAAGCGGATCATTGCCGAACGGCAGGCGCATGGTTCCTACCGGTCCTTGGGGGACTGGCTCGAGCGGGTGAAGCCGGAGGTCGCTCAAGCGACCCTCCTGATCAAGGCCGGCTGCCTGGACTCGATCGCGGGCGAGCTCACCAGACCGGCCCTGCTCTGGCGACTCTTCGCGGCGCAGGCGGCCAAGCCGCCCGGGTGCCTGCCGATTCCGCCGGAGTATACCGTCGACCGAAGGCTGTCCCATGAGCTGGCCCTCTTTGGGTTCCCCCTCAGCTGTCATCCACTGGACCTGTTTCAGGAGGTTGTCGCGCGCATCCCGTCTATCGCGGCGAAGGACTTGCCGCACCATGTCGGGCACCAAGTGACTGTGATCGGTTGGCTGGTGACCGAGAAGATTGTCGCCACCAAGCAGGGGGAGCCAATGGAGTTCCTGACCTTGGAGGATCACACAGCGCTCTACGATGCCACGGTGTTTCCCGCCACCTATCGTCGGTACTGCCATCTGTTGGCGACGAACCACGCCTATGTGGTGACGGGACGGGTCGAAACCCAGTTCTCAACCGTGACCCTCACGGTGCACGACCTCCGGCTCCTGGCGTCCCGGGAGGTGACCACGGAGTGGGATGGGATTGAGGAGATCGCAAGGTAG
- a CDS encoding HNH endonuclease signature motif containing protein: MPNFHETQPNQHTPDAALTEVLLWLGRTPSVLADVILCTLPGRLHRSQEQELYDELYRVLSDTGSLWVWGSNAGLFGSRFEMQLIAGDLTHAWGGWERPLLREDVRPPSFGTMSREMPPSIVEYALRATGSAPGRLVLDIFPRAPHVSQKVGRDIGARVLTVGCVSDLYAAHATAPGFVRDKFFADWFLQVLEKSGKCLVWPGKPNGAGYARLKIGGEEWYAHRVSWMLSHRRAIPEGMEVGHAGCADKRCCAPAHLRLVTRIGNLDERWVGKRLEA; this comes from the coding sequence ATGCCTAACTTCCACGAAACTCAACCAAATCAGCACACCCCTGACGCGGCCCTTACCGAGGTCCTCCTCTGGCTCGGCCGGACGCCCTCAGTCCTCGCCGACGTCATTCTCTGCACGCTCCCCGGGCGGCTGCACCGCTCGCAAGAGCAGGAGCTCTACGATGAGCTCTACCGCGTCCTCTCTGACACTGGCTCGCTCTGGGTGTGGGGGAGCAACGCCGGATTATTCGGGAGCAGATTTGAGATGCAGTTGATCGCCGGGGACCTGACTCATGCATGGGGAGGCTGGGAGCGGCCGTTGCTGCGCGAGGATGTCCGCCCTCCGTCGTTTGGCACGATGAGCAGAGAGATGCCGCCATCGATCGTTGAATACGCGCTCAGGGCGACTGGCTCGGCCCCGGGGCGCTTGGTCCTCGATATTTTCCCGCGAGCGCCGCACGTGTCGCAGAAGGTTGGGCGGGATATCGGAGCGCGGGTGCTGACGGTCGGATGCGTATCAGATCTATATGCCGCGCACGCTACCGCGCCTGGGTTTGTGAGGGATAAATTCTTCGCCGACTGGTTCTTACAAGTACTCGAAAAATCGGGCAAATGTTTGGTGTGGCCCGGCAAACCGAACGGCGCAGGGTATGCGAGACTGAAGATTGGTGGAGAGGAATGGTACGCACACCGTGTGAGCTGGATGTTATCGCACCGTAGAGCGATCCCTGAGGGGATGGAGGTTGGTCACGCTGGCTGTGCGGACAAACGGTGCTGCGCTCCGGCGCATTTGAGATTGGTTACAAGGATCGGGAATCTGGATGAGAGATGGGTGGGAAAGCGGCTTGAAGCATAG
- a CDS encoding DUF72 domain-containing protein — protein MGLRRSQGSRTLPVMALSPLVRFGTSTWTYEGWQGQVYRKPYAKTAFARECLGEYCQYQYKHEPLFRTVGNDATFYRPPTANQLRRYLTQIPEDFEMCFKVWEELTIPTYAKQARYGTKAGQPNTRFLDAQLFKNLVLAPYRDTQFGPHTGPFLFEFQRHGFSSEEFCGRLDTFFAQLPPDFRYAVEIRNAGLLGSEYHQVLEKHGVAHVYNHWSYMPPLADQHQRMGTFTAPFTVLRLLTPLKMTYEAAKKRAEPYKKIVGELAEMRRDTVALVRNAVAEQRRTYVLVNNRAEGNAPMTIQALLDQLRESKRPDLE, from the coding sequence ATGGGATTGAGGAGATCGCAAGGTAGTCGTACACTGCCGGTCATGGCACTGTCGCCGCTCGTGCGCTTCGGAACCTCGACCTGGACCTACGAAGGCTGGCAAGGCCAGGTCTATCGCAAGCCATACGCCAAGACGGCGTTTGCCCGGGAATGCCTGGGAGAGTACTGCCAATATCAATACAAGCACGAACCGTTATTCAGGACGGTCGGCAACGACGCGACGTTCTATCGCCCGCCGACCGCCAACCAGCTGCGCCGGTACCTCACCCAGATTCCCGAAGACTTCGAGATGTGTTTTAAGGTGTGGGAAGAGCTCACGATCCCGACCTATGCCAAGCAGGCCCGGTACGGCACCAAGGCCGGCCAGCCCAATACCCGCTTCCTCGATGCGCAGCTCTTCAAGAACCTGGTGCTCGCTCCATATCGGGATACGCAATTCGGGCCGCACACCGGCCCCTTCCTCTTCGAGTTCCAGCGCCACGGCTTCTCCAGCGAAGAGTTCTGTGGACGACTCGATACCTTTTTCGCCCAGCTCCCCCCTGATTTTCGCTATGCGGTCGAAATCCGCAACGCTGGGCTCCTTGGGTCAGAGTATCACCAGGTGCTGGAGAAACACGGCGTGGCCCATGTCTACAATCACTGGTCGTATATGCCACCCCTAGCCGACCAGCACCAACGGATGGGGACCTTTACGGCGCCCTTCACCGTGTTGCGGCTCCTGACGCCGCTCAAGATGACCTATGAAGCCGCGAAAAAACGGGCGGAACCCTACAAAAAGATTGTGGGGGAATTGGCGGAGATGCGACGCGATACGGTGGCGTTGGTGCGCAACGCCGTGGCCGAGCAGCGGCGTACCTATGTTTTGGTGAATAACCGCGCCGAGGGAAACGCGCCGATGACTATACAGGCCCTTTTAGATCAATTAAGAGAATCAAAACGACCTGATCTGGAGTAA